One region of Brachyspira hampsonii genomic DNA includes:
- a CDS encoding DNA polymerase III subunit beta has protein sequence METINNYITINTKNLKDIKNSFMEITQSKVIYNIESNVLLQLEGSILNIVATDGSIFIEKRIKVINHNHDNFRICVYAKMFFNIIKEHDADFINISVQENQKIYMFYKGTYIRKREDKYNRERKINTQHLIIGMNAEEYPDNKIDRNFIDYITVGKKELFTIFKKSINTASKDDLRSPAIKGVYFDFLDDNTLNIVSTEGRQMAVYKMNYQVYKKLNNAIIQTDTIKAIFKNVSNIDKNIDNKETVNISINKECIQIIDNDYIYTSALIVGKYPPYKKIIPSKENEKYKDEYKKLYSIILDNKQMIEIKKAIQKLKKINKTNSKCIVLRFYKNNLILTIGEYKNIENMSNIVIDSINSNIDYTLTINHDFLLNILSMIINKDNDNRCTLEIYKKDDPIKIIHNTNIFLIMPFTIENMNEINQYLENFITNINIKELQTKENQEHKETKTIKIKQTRQQRRFIEREKSKKHTIRFIDYINSIKIINYKAIELIKYIDSLNITDDEKISLFNIKYNKYKKPYIWHITDTTKIEILKTA, from the coding sequence ATGGAAACAATTAATAATTACATCACAATCAATACTAAAAACTTAAAAGACATAAAAAATAGTTTTATGGAAATAACACAAAGCAAAGTAATATATAATATTGAAAGCAATGTATTATTACAGCTTGAAGGCAGTATATTAAATATAGTTGCTACCGATGGAAGTATTTTTATAGAAAAAAGAATAAAAGTAATAAATCATAATCATGATAATTTCAGAATATGCGTATATGCTAAAATGTTTTTTAATATAATAAAAGAACATGATGCGGATTTTATAAATATATCAGTACAGGAAAATCAAAAAATATATATGTTTTATAAAGGTACTTATATCAGAAAAAGAGAAGATAAATATAATAGAGAAAGAAAAATAAATACACAGCATTTAATTATAGGAATGAACGCCGAAGAATACCCAGACAATAAAATAGATAGAAACTTTATTGACTATATAACAGTTGGTAAAAAAGAATTATTTACTATTTTTAAAAAAAGTATAAATACCGCCTCAAAAGATGATCTCAGAAGCCCAGCTATAAAAGGCGTATATTTTGATTTTTTAGATGATAATACATTAAATATAGTATCTACAGAAGGCAGACAAATGGCGGTATATAAAATGAATTATCAAGTCTATAAAAAATTAAATAATGCTATTATACAAACAGATACAATAAAAGCTATATTTAAAAATGTTTCTAATATAGACAAAAATATTGATAATAAAGAGACTGTAAATATATCTATTAATAAAGAATGTATACAGATAATAGATAATGATTATATATATACAAGTGCTTTAATAGTTGGGAAATATCCGCCTTATAAAAAAATTATACCAAGTAAAGAAAATGAAAAATATAAAGATGAATATAAAAAGCTATATAGTATTATATTAGATAATAAACAGATGATAGAAATAAAAAAAGCTATACAAAAATTGAAAAAAATAAATAAAACAAATAGTAAATGCATAGTATTAAGATTTTATAAAAATAACTTAATACTTACAATAGGAGAATACAAAAATATAGAGAATATGTCAAATATAGTTATAGACAGTATAAACAGTAATATAGATTATACTTTAACTATTAATCATGACTTTTTATTAAATATTTTATCTATGATAATAAATAAAGATAATGATAATAGATGTACACTTGAAATATATAAAAAAGATGATCCTATAAAAATAATACATAATACTAATATATTTCTAATTATGCCGTTTACAATAGAGAATATGAACGAAATAAACCAATACTTAGAAAACTTCATAACTAATATTAATATAAAAGAGCTACAAACAAAAGAAAACCAAGAACACAAAGAAACAAAAACTATAAAAATAAAACAAACAAGACAGCAGAGAAGATTTATTGAAAGAGAAAAATCTAAAAAACATACTATAAGATTTATAGATTATATTAATAGTATAAAAATCATTAATTATAAAGCTATAGAATTAATCAAATATATTGACAGCTTGAATATAACCGATGATGAGAAAATATCATTATTTAATATAAAATATAATAAGTACAAAAAGCCTTATATATGGCATATTACGGATACTACAAAAATAGAGATATTGAAAACAGCGTAA
- a CDS encoding terminase gpA endonuclease subunit has protein sequence MAVLQEIDLKTLVSEKILNDWKEDDVCYIQDIIKRSLEVKPKYEIVEYIERTRILNERVSSIPGYYSFKVTPYLREIIRNFDEDSPIQYVDFMKGAQIGATVGLDENLIMYLLGNSPAPILFLASTSEVAEQIFTLRVSPSIEESGLGHLFKSAIKNKKSRETGNTKSYKTFDGGFIQLGGLQTISKLKSFSIKVLIITEADEAKIDVGEQGNAITLAERRTDAYSNIRKILIESTPKMATGESFIEQRFLEGDRRFYNVPCKDCGELQILEFDNLKYELDDEGILIPSSVHYECKYCGSHWKEVDKKDFLKTAEDGGHAKWIATSKSADPKRRSYHLSSLYAPIGFRSWESIIRDYLKAAEAEKNGDNSFIKVFYNTVLGQTYKAIEDVPPYDYIYNKNRGNYLKETIDEYGKIKQSTLNIEELEHKPLFCNIAVDIQKRYIECGVFLWAEGYRSYMLGYHRLDGDTSNLRSRCWLLLEKIIKSSHLGFYASIVFIDKGFIPAVVTDFCQGIYQKTKKYGNVVFAIKGEDTGKFYRFQDDNKSHNTPALILNSSMAKDEVYNALSIEKSENADNKEELPIRWAYFPNDIDMNFFRMLTAEEKVAKHTRSSSNKYEWRLRSGQRRNEALDIFAYSTAAAFFYIDNISPKDKNGNINYKAVWNYLKSDDGIALEKMNKFE, from the coding sequence ATGGCAGTATTGCAGGAAATTGATTTAAAAACTTTAGTTTCAGAAAAAATACTGAATGATTGGAAGGAGGACGATGTGTGTTATATTCAAGATATTATAAAAAGAAGTTTAGAAGTAAAGCCAAAATATGAAATAGTAGAATATATAGAAAGAACTAGAATATTAAATGAAAGAGTTTCATCGATACCTGGTTATTATTCTTTTAAGGTTACGCCTTATTTAAGAGAGATAATAAGAAACTTTGATGAAGACAGCCCTATTCAGTATGTAGACTTTATGAAAGGAGCACAAATTGGAGCTACAGTAGGACTTGATGAAAACTTAATAATGTATTTATTAGGCAATTCTCCAGCACCTATTTTGTTTTTGGCTTCTACTTCAGAAGTTGCCGAGCAGATATTTACTTTAAGAGTAAGTCCTTCAATAGAAGAATCAGGATTGGGGCATTTATTTAAGTCGGCTATAAAAAATAAAAAAAGCAGAGAAACAGGAAACACAAAAAGCTATAAAACTTTTGACGGAGGATTTATTCAATTAGGAGGACTTCAGACAATATCAAAATTAAAATCATTTTCTATAAAAGTATTGATAATAACAGAAGCAGATGAGGCTAAAATAGATGTAGGCGAACAGGGTAATGCTATAACTTTGGCAGAAAGAAGAACGGATGCATATTCAAATATCAGAAAAATACTTATAGAATCTACTCCGAAAATGGCTACAGGAGAGTCATTTATAGAACAGAGATTTTTAGAAGGCGACAGAAGATTTTATAATGTGCCTTGTAAGGACTGCGGAGAACTTCAAATATTAGAGTTTGATAATTTAAAATATGAATTAGATGATGAAGGCATTTTAATACCTTCATCAGTTCATTATGAATGTAAATACTGCGGAAGCCATTGGAAAGAAGTTGATAAAAAAGATTTTCTAAAAACCGCAGAGGACGGAGGACATGCAAAATGGATAGCAACATCAAAATCAGCAGATCCTAAAAGAAGAAGCTATCATTTATCATCGCTTTATGCTCCTATAGGTTTTAGAAGTTGGGAGAGTATAATAAGAGATTATTTGAAAGCAGCGGAAGCAGAGAAAAACGGAGATAATAGTTTTATTAAAGTTTTTTATAATACAGTTTTGGGTCAGACTTATAAGGCTATAGAAGATGTACCGCCTTATGACTATATTTATAATAAAAACAGAGGAAACTATTTAAAAGAGACTATTGATGAATACGGTAAAATAAAGCAGTCTACACTTAATATTGAAGAATTAGAGCATAAACCATTATTCTGCAATATAGCAGTAGATATTCAAAAACGATATATAGAGTGCGGAGTATTTTTATGGGCTGAAGGATATAGAAGTTATATGCTAGGCTATCATAGACTAGACGGTGATACTTCTAATTTACGAAGCAGATGCTGGCTTTTATTAGAGAAAATTATTAAATCATCTCATTTAGGATTTTATGCTTCTATAGTATTTATAGATAAAGGTTTTATTCCAGCAGTAGTAACAGATTTTTGTCAGGGAATATATCAAAAAACTAAAAAGTATGGTAATGTTGTATTTGCTATTAAGGGAGAAGATACAGGCAAGTTTTACAGGTTTCAAGATGATAATAAATCTCATAATACTCCTGCTTTAATATTAAACTCTTCAATGGCAAAAGATGAAGTATATAATGCTCTTTCAATAGAAAAATCAGAAAACGCAGATAATAAAGAGGAGCTTCCTATAAGGTGGGCATATTTCCCTAATGATATTGATATGAACTTTTTTAGAATGCTTACAGCAGAGGAGAAAGTAGCTAAACACACAAGAAGCTCATCAAATAAATATGAATGGCGTTTAAGGTCTGGACAGAGAAGAAACGAGGCATTGGACATATTCGCATACAGTACAGCAGCAGCGTTTTTCTATATAGATAATATTTCGCCTAAAGATAAAAACGGTAATATTAATTATAAAGCAGTTTGGAACTATTTAAAATCCGATGACGGCATAGCATTGGAGAAAATGAATAAATTTGAATAG
- a CDS encoding restriction endonuclease yields the protein MEIYFEVIRVIILLVSIILIVKFVKFIKKKYKQFMEPSNILKLIKREPKLIKNFNYNYDVMDCIAEDKEALNIIKQHHELLKYIEDYIDEDEEDNQYDSDYYTSNNNEEDSKENIINSIKNPKKSYMETTVSGLIKHKLKNGNISYQKEVSHKGLNKFQVVKASSWYELDLKVKSLKEQWDSQWEKLYERECRKKNIEDAYSYAEELSEEAFYMQEELDNILLGHLRISKLKPSDLKDSSEYSEPQPLYPTFEKEPYKPNIDDKQYNPKPSFFTKLSKKKMEEFKKSNDLKFEEDLKEYNIKKTAVDLRNKTKIEEYDKKCEEWKIREEEFKKNQEEHNKEIDLFFKNYKSGKKEAVEQYFIMLLEKLELPFEYGKSAEIEYNSDEKMMIIDMFLPTIDDIPKLKSVSYIKTRNEFKETYYAESYIRNKYDSVIYQMVLQTLNYVFSIAKDDLVDFVVFNGKISTIDKSTGKNIEPYILSVSIKRNDFNEINLKTVDPKTWFKSSKGVSAASLAKVAPVAPLIAISREDKRFIEGYSVSENIDEGFNLASMDWQDFENLVREIFEKEFNVNGGEVKITQASRDGGVDAVAFDQDPIRGGKIVIQAKRCNNVVGVSAVRDLYGTVLNEGANKGILVTTSNYGNDAYDFAKGKPITLMNGANLLYLLEKHGYKAKIDLTKNK from the coding sequence ATGGAAATATATTTTGAAGTAATTAGAGTTATTATTCTTTTGGTATCAATAATATTAATAGTAAAATTTGTCAAGTTTATCAAAAAAAAATATAAACAATTTATGGAACCGTCTAATATCTTAAAATTGATAAAGCGCGAGCCAAAATTAATAAAAAATTTTAATTATAATTATGATGTTATGGACTGTATAGCCGAAGATAAAGAGGCATTAAATATTATAAAACAGCACCATGAATTATTAAAATATATAGAAGATTATATTGATGAAGATGAAGAAGATAATCAATATGATTCTGATTATTATACTTCAAATAATAATGAAGAAGATTCCAAAGAAAATATTATTAACAGTATAAAAAATCCTAAAAAATCATATATGGAAACTACTGTCAGCGGATTAATAAAACATAAATTAAAAAACGGAAATATATCATATCAGAAAGAAGTATCTCATAAAGGATTGAATAAATTTCAAGTTGTGAAAGCATCAAGCTGGTATGAACTAGATTTAAAAGTAAAGTCATTAAAAGAACAGTGGGACAGTCAATGGGAAAAATTATATGAAAGAGAATGCCGAAAAAAGAATATAGAAGATGCCTACAGTTATGCTGAAGAATTATCGGAAGAGGCATTTTATATGCAGGAAGAACTTGATAATATATTACTAGGACATCTTCGTATTAGTAAGCTAAAACCAAGCGATTTAAAAGATTCATCAGAATATTCGGAGCCTCAACCGTTATATCCTACATTTGAAAAAGAGCCTTATAAACCAAATATAGATGATAAACAATATAATCCTAAGCCTAGTTTTTTTACGAAATTATCAAAAAAGAAAATGGAAGAGTTTAAAAAATCTAATGATTTGAAGTTTGAAGAAGATTTAAAAGAATATAATATAAAAAAGACTGCTGTAGATTTAAGAAATAAAACAAAAATAGAAGAGTACGATAAAAAATGCGAAGAATGGAAAATAAGGGAAGAAGAGTTTAAGAAAAATCAAGAAGAACATAATAAGGAAATAGATTTATTTTTTAAAAATTATAAATCAGGCAAAAAAGAAGCTGTTGAACAGTATTTTATTATGCTTTTAGAAAAGCTGGAACTTCCTTTTGAATACGGAAAATCTGCCGAAATAGAATATAATTCTGATGAAAAAATGATGATTATAGATATGTTTCTTCCTACCATTGATGATATACCAAAATTAAAAAGCGTAAGCTATATAAAAACAAGAAATGAGTTTAAAGAAACATACTATGCAGAGTCATATATAAGAAATAAATATGACAGTGTTATATATCAAATGGTTCTTCAGACATTGAATTATGTATTTTCAATAGCTAAAGATGATTTAGTAGATTTTGTTGTATTTAATGGTAAAATAAGTACAATAGATAAATCAACAGGAAAAAATATAGAGCCTTATATACTTTCTGTAAGTATAAAAAGAAATGATTTTAATGAAATTAATCTAAAAACAGTTGATCCTAAAACTTGGTTTAAAAGTTCTAAAGGAGTTTCTGCGGCATCATTAGCCAAAGTTGCTCCTGTAGCACCGCTTATTGCAATATCTAGGGAAGACAAAAGATTTATTGAAGGTTATTCAGTTTCAGAAAATATTGATGAAGGCTTTAATCTAGCTTCTATGGATTGGCAGGATTTTGAGAATTTGGTAAGAGAAATATTTGAAAAAGAGTTTAATGTTAATGGCGGAGAAGTAAAAATTACTCAGGCAAGCAGAGACGGAGGAGTTGATGCTGTTGCTTTTGACCAAGACCCTATTAGAGGCGGAAAGATAGTTATTCAGGCTAAAAGATGTAATAATGTTGTAGGAGTTTCAGCTGTAAGAGATTTATACGGCACAGTTTTAAATGAGGGAGCTAATAAAGGAATTTTAGTTACTACATCTAATTACGGAAATGATGCTTATGATTTTGCTAAAGGAAAACCTATAACATTAATGAATGGAGCTAATTTGCTTTATCTTTTAGAAAAACATGGATATAAAGCAAAAATTGATTTAACAAAAAATAAATAA
- a CDS encoding phage portal protein: MFKFVKDISEALNCAFSIKAGNNIKEIKIEEKENINSYLNTTGYGIGYRSVGAKIEYGVQPVVDEFFDRVVLVGRSRQSEFDSVHYKAMIYWLMTYVVGTGLNINVLPNWEILGIDDADTKRKYQSKIEHRIKSILRSKEADFLGNYNTGQFFRELYRSYVVDGDVFVQFIYEHKKTANDFVLSPVKLRIIPTECISYIKDSAEGIKLDKYGREIGYYITENNYEDTSSIYNKKLKNKAVYYPRYTSMGQIQIIHLANRNRPLDLRGIPRGSHIFHELEKIYQSNVAELDAQLLNSQIFGVIERELGTEDKSELKDLPARKNFIESTKEVPSTDSTVMNMTNVVLNHLNAGEKLVQANSNRPNLNIPAFIESILIPACSSMGIPAEVLKGSFNSNYSAARAAINQMWETVVQERTDFALNVVSPFYESVITELVYSRDLKLKGFLESSEKRLAWLQHTVTGRAIPTLDPTKEVEAMKMSVENGFVTREYASRTLYGTNFRDNVQGIADEEEHSRSLNVKLGENNNNKSNENNNNEELNNE; this comes from the coding sequence ATGTTTAAGTTTGTAAAAGATATATCGGAGGCTTTAAATTGTGCTTTCAGTATTAAAGCAGGAAATAATATTAAAGAAATTAAAATAGAAGAAAAAGAAAATATAAATAGTTATTTAAATACTACAGGCTACGGCATAGGATATAGAAGTGTAGGAGCTAAAATAGAATACGGAGTACAGCCTGTAGTTGATGAGTTCTTTGACAGGGTCGTTTTAGTAGGAAGAAGCAGACAGTCTGAATTTGATTCTGTACATTATAAGGCTATGATTTATTGGCTTATGACTTATGTAGTGGGTACAGGATTAAATATTAATGTACTTCCTAATTGGGAAATATTGGGTATAGATGATGCAGATACAAAAAGAAAATATCAGTCAAAAATAGAGCATAGAATAAAATCTATTTTAAGAAGCAAAGAAGCAGATTTTTTAGGCAATTATAATACAGGTCAGTTTTTCAGAGAATTATATAGAAGCTATGTAGTAGACGGCGATGTATTTGTTCAGTTTATTTATGAACATAAAAAAACTGCGAATGATTTTGTATTAAGTCCAGTGAAATTAAGAATTATACCTACAGAATGCATAAGCTATATAAAAGACAGTGCGGAAGGAATAAAGCTAGATAAATATGGCAGAGAGATAGGATATTACATAACAGAAAATAATTATGAAGATACTTCAAGTATTTATAATAAGAAATTAAAAAATAAAGCTGTTTATTATCCCAGATATACAAGTATGGGTCAGATACAAATAATACATTTAGCAAATAGAAACAGACCATTAGATTTAAGAGGGATACCTAGAGGCAGTCATATATTTCATGAACTTGAAAAAATATATCAATCAAATGTAGCAGAATTAGATGCTCAGCTTCTTAATTCGCAGATATTCGGAGTTATAGAAAGAGAATTAGGTACGGAGGATAAAAGCGAATTAAAAGATTTGCCTGCTAGAAAAAATTTTATAGAGTCAACTAAAGAAGTACCAAGCACTGATTCAACTGTAATGAATATGACAAATGTAGTATTAAACCATTTAAATGCAGGAGAAAAATTAGTACAAGCTAATTCAAACCGACCTAATTTAAATATACCTGCTTTTATTGAAAGCATATTAATTCCAGCTTGTTCTTCTATGGGAATACCTGCGGAAGTATTAAAGGGAAGTTTTAATAGTAATTATTCGGCAGCAAGGGCAGCAATAAATCAGATGTGGGAGACTGTAGTACAGGAAAGGACAGATTTTGCTTTGAATGTTGTAAGTCCTTTTTATGAAAGTGTAATAACAGAGCTTGTCTACAGCAGAGATTTAAAATTAAAAGGCTTTTTAGAAAGCAGTGAAAAGAGATTAGCTTGGCTTCAGCATACAGTAACAGGAAGAGCAATACCTACATTAGACCCTACAAAAGAAGTAGAAGCTATGAAAATGTCCGTAGAAAACGGATTTGTTACCAGAGAATATGCAAGCCGTACACTCTATGGTACTAATTTTAGAGATAATGTTCAGGGTATAGCAGATGAAGAAGAACATAGCAGAAGTTTGAATGTAAAACTTGGAGAAAATAATAATAATAAAAGTAATGAAAATAATAATAATGAGGAATTAAATAATGAGTGA
- a CDS encoding S49 family peptidase yields the protein MSDLAIEEKLLSQYMNNQNIYSLGKSFEIKNNIALIRIYGAIDPYPSWFSSASVNLLFEIVKSIKSDKNIKGAAFIIDSPGGAVYRAAELFNAIKEMEIKKIAFVDSSCCSLAYWLASACDKIVATSETAYFGSIGVISGRYYSDSEIYITNRESPNKYHDLRDDKAKEYTQNRLDEIYSMFKRDILSNRTIKKEAMDGSYFLSGKAKELGLIDEINLNCDIESYFNEAITIDDINKAVEKAMSI from the coding sequence ATGAGTGATTTAGCTATAGAAGAAAAACTTTTATCTCAATATATGAATAATCAGAATATTTACAGTTTAGGAAAAAGTTTTGAGATAAAAAATAATATAGCTTTAATAAGAATATACGGAGCTATTGATCCTTATCCTAGCTGGTTTTCTTCTGCTTCAGTAAACTTATTATTTGAAATAGTAAAGAGTATTAAAAGTGATAAAAATATAAAAGGGGCAGCTTTTATAATAGATTCGCCTGGCGGAGCAGTTTACAGAGCAGCAGAATTATTTAATGCTATTAAAGAGATGGAAATAAAAAAAATTGCTTTTGTTGATAGTTCCTGCTGTTCGCTTGCATATTGGTTAGCAAGTGCCTGCGATAAAATTGTAGCTACTTCTGAAACTGCTTATTTTGGAAGCATAGGTGTTATATCAGGCAGATATTATTCAGATTCGGAAATATATATTACAAATAGAGAAAGCCCTAACAAGTATCATGATTTAAGAGATGATAAAGCAAAAGAATACACTCAAAACAGACTTGATGAAATATATTCAATGTTTAAAAGAGATATACTTTCAAATAGAACTATAAAAAAAGAAGCTATGGACGGCTCTTATTTTTTATCTGGTAAAGCTAAAGAATTAGGGCTTATAGATGAAATTAATTTGAACTGCGATATAGAAAGTTATTTTAATGAGGCAATAACTATTGATGATATTAATAAAGCTGTAGAAAAAGCAATGTCTATATAA
- a CDS encoding head decoration protein, whose product MADSKFFTTQRKPNIIAGEYSTVFHTLAEASSAVYPQGTVLVMDETTGKLKVFSSDTAAKANYDLYILLEDEVTADKDKKVSVITRGTINAGALVLNKSTDKLTTAVNGCQIEGWLRNKFELIHFENRDNIIK is encoded by the coding sequence ATGGCAGACAGTAAATTTTTTACAACACAAAGAAAGCCTAATATAATAGCAGGCGAATATTCTACCGTTTTTCATACTTTAGCAGAGGCATCAAGTGCAGTATATCCTCAAGGCACTGTTTTAGTAATGGACGAAACAACAGGAAAATTAAAAGTATTTTCAAGCGATACAGCAGCAAAAGCTAATTATGACTTGTATATACTTTTAGAAGATGAAGTTACTGCAGATAAAGATAAAAAAGTATCTGTAATAACTAGAGGCACAATTAATGCTGGGGCTTTAGTATTAAACAAGAGCACAGATAAACTTACAACCGCAGTAAATGGCTGTCAAATAGAAGGCTGGCTTAGAAATAAGTTTGAGTTAATACATTTTGAAAACAGAGATAATATTATAAAGTAG